GGTTGAGAATAGTTTGTAAAAGCTGCACTTTAAAGTAGCGTCATCATAGGAAACGTAATAATTTTTCTTAATATCAATATCATCAATGGTGAGCCATACTGTATCATCTGAATAGCTATATTCCTTAATTCTAACCTCCCCATCATCATTTCTAACATAAATTTTTGATAAAAGAAAACTATAAAAATCATCAATTCTAAATTCTATTTTATTAAAATGAACAATAGAAGCATTGTATATAAACATGATTTCCTCCACAAAATAAGTTTTATAGTTATTAAATTATATGAGTATTTTAAATTTAATGAAAATTTAGAAATTGCATAGATGATATATATTATATAATAAAAAAAACAAAATAAAAAGTAAATATTCATATAACATTTTTTGGAAAAGTAGTATAATATAGATAAAACACTTTAAGGTCTGAGTGTGCTTACATTAAATATTCAGGGGATGATTTTATGAGCGATTTTTATATTGAATTTGATAAAGAAAGCCCACAAAAAAAGGATCAGAAGATAAATATATGTATAAAAGGAAATGAAAAAAGTAAATTTGTATATAAGTTTATTGAAGGGTTTCATGGGAAATGGTCAATAATTAAGGATTTTTCTTCCGATAGGGAGGTTTTATGGCAACCTAAGGAAGAGGGTATTTATACTATTATGGTTCAAATTGCTAAGGATAATTTAGGAGCTTTTGAATTTGTTCTTAGAGAAGATTTTGTTATAGGAGATGTAGATAAAAATCTTATAAAGGCTCTTATTATAGATAAAAAAAGTCTTGTGATAGGTGAAAAAATAAACGCTAAGCTAGATAGTGTGGTTTCAGAAAATGTACTTTATAGATATTATATAAAAAATGGTTTGGAAACAAATATTCTGAGAGATTATAGTTGTAAAAGTGATATATCTTGGACAGTTACGGATTCTGGAAAGTATACCCTTGTTGGAGAGTGCAAAAGGGTCAACTCGCTTAATGAATTTGATTCTAAAAAAGAAGTTGAATATGAAGTTAAGGCTATAAAAAAAGTTCAGATAAGGGATTTTAAATGTTTAAATGATGAACTTTATTGTGAATCGGAAATTGTTTTTGAGGTTGACGCAGTGCATGAAGATAATAGAATGATCTTATACAAGTTCGAAAAAATAGACTCTAATGGTAATTCTGAGTGTGTTCAAGATTATTCCACCAGAAAAATATTAAGTTATGTTGAAAAAGGCTATGGTGATTTTAAGATATTATGTTTTGTTAAGGATATGTACTCTCAAAATAAATTTGATGATAGGGCAGTGATAAATTATAGTGTCAAAAAATACAAAGAAGTACAAATAAAAAGCTTTACTACAGATTTAAGTTCTCCACAGCTTGCAAATACTAATATACAACTTAAGGCTTTAGCTAATGGAGGAAGAAAGCTCGTATATAGATATATTATAGAAGGAAGTAAAAAGGAAGATAGTGGATATATATATGAAGATAGCTATCTATGGAATGAGAAGATACCAGGGGAGTATACCATTACACTTATGGTAAGGGATGAGTCTTCAAAAGAAAAATATGAGGATACTAGAACAATAAACTTTATAATAGATAAAATAAAAAGACCGGCTGTAAAAATGAAAAATGTAATAATAGATAAAGATAAGGACATTATTAAGGGAGAAACTATAAAAATTAAAATAGCTGCAGAAGGTGGGTTGGATTTAAGATATGGCTTTGATGTGGAGAAAAACGGAATTAAAATTCAGAAAATAACATATGGGAATCTTAGTACTATAAGATTTAAATTTAATATACCAGGTGTTTACAAAATAAATGCATATGTTAAAGACAAATATTCGGAAAAAGAATATGATGCACATGATGAAGTATACATAAATGTTTTTGATTATATGCCTGCTAAAATAGAATACGTGCTTATAAATAACAATAATTACTATATGGTTGGAAATGAAATAGAAACTAATACTATATTGAAAAATACTAGAAATATGATTCTTAGATATATACTTAAAATGGAGGGTAGAACTGTTCAGGATACAGGGTACATAGCCTCTGATAAGTATAGTTTTGTTCCAAAGTGTGCTGGAAAATATGAAATTACTGTGTTTGCAAAGAATGTAAAAAGCGATGATGTATGTGATTCGAAGAAAATAGTAAGTATACTTGTACATGATGTGCTCCCCATAACAGATACAAAAATATCATGTGATAACAAGAAGGCTAAAATCAATGAAACTGTTACTTTCAATGTAGAATGTAACGGGGGTAAGGATATATTATATGAATTTTATTTAATGGAAAATGGAGAATGGAAATTGATGCAAAAATATAGTAGGAAGAATTTTTATTCATTTATGATATTTAATGAGGGAATTTACAAAGTTTTAGTGCTTTGCAAAAGTCAATTTAGTATTTCTTCTTATGAAGATTATGATATAATAAAATTAAAGGTTTAAAGTATGGTATTGATTATTACGATAATTATTAAAGGTTAAAAATTATGTGAGAGGTGATATTGTGTCAGTAAACAATGATTCTAATGTCCAAAATGCTCAGAGATTATTGGAACTTCAGCTTCTAAATCAAATGTTTAGTAGTGTATCAAAAAGTGCCAAAGAAGGTGATAGTTCAAGTAGTTCTACAGGTGCTAACGCTTTCGAGTTTATGATGGAAAGTCTCATTAATTCTATGGAAAAATCTGATGGCACATATGATTTTAGTAGTCTAGACAATATGTTTGGTGGAAGTAATGATTTGAGCAAGCTTGGATATAATAAGGGCTATAATATGAATAACATAAAAAAAGAAGATGTGCAAAATTCTGCAAATTATGTTAAGAATGCCACTAGTTCGGGAAGTGTTACTATAGATCAAGCGGTAGATGCGGCATCAAAGAAGTATGGTGTAGATAAAAAGCTTATAATGTCAGTAATACAGCAAGAATCTAGTTTTAATCCTAATGCTACCTCGGGAGTAGGTGCACAGGGATTAATGCAGCTTATGCCGGGTACTGCAAGAGAACTTGGAGTAAATAATGCTTACGATATTCAGCAGAATGTGGATGGTGGAACTAAGTATCTTAAGCAGCTTTTAAATAAATTCTCTGATATGAAGCTTGCAGTTGCTGCCTATAATGCTGGTCCTGGAGCAGTTCAAAATAGCAAAGGAAATATAAGTGGCCTTCCAAGTGAAACTAGAAATTATGTCTCTAAGGTTTTAGGTTACTATAATTCATAAGAATGTTCCCATAGAAAACATTGGTATACTTTTCTATGGGAATTTTATATTTAATTATTGAAAGGAAAATATAATGGAAAGATTAGATAAAATCATATCAAACATGGGTTACGGTTCAAGAAAAGATGTAAAGAAGATAATAAAGGATGGAAGAGTTAAGGTAGATGGGGTTGTTATAAAGGATAATAATAAACAAGTAGATCCAGAGAAAACAAAAATAGTAATAAATGGAGAAGAAGTTTTTTATAAAAAGTACATATATTTAATGCTAAATA
The Clostridium felsineum DSM 794 DNA segment above includes these coding regions:
- a CDS encoding triple tyrosine motif-containing protein, with the translated sequence MSDFYIEFDKESPQKKDQKINICIKGNEKSKFVYKFIEGFHGKWSIIKDFSSDREVLWQPKEEGIYTIMVQIAKDNLGAFEFVLREDFVIGDVDKNLIKALIIDKKSLVIGEKINAKLDSVVSENVLYRYYIKNGLETNILRDYSCKSDISWTVTDSGKYTLVGECKRVNSLNEFDSKKEVEYEVKAIKKVQIRDFKCLNDELYCESEIVFEVDAVHEDNRMILYKFEKIDSNGNSECVQDYSTRKILSYVEKGYGDFKILCFVKDMYSQNKFDDRAVINYSVKKYKEVQIKSFTTDLSSPQLANTNIQLKALANGGRKLVYRYIIEGSKKEDSGYIYEDSYLWNEKIPGEYTITLMVRDESSKEKYEDTRTINFIIDKIKRPAVKMKNVIIDKDKDIIKGETIKIKIAAEGGLDLRYGFDVEKNGIKIQKITYGNLSTIRFKFNIPGVYKINAYVKDKYSEKEYDAHDEVYINVFDYMPAKIEYVLINNNNYYMVGNEIETNTILKNTRNMILRYILKMEGRTVQDTGYIASDKYSFVPKCAGKYEITVFAKNVKSDDVCDSKKIVSILVHDVLPITDTKISCDNKKAKINETVTFNVECNGGKDILYEFYLMENGEWKLMQKYSRKNFYSFMIFNEGIYKVLVLCKSQFSISSYEDYDIIKLKV
- a CDS encoding transglycosylase SLT domain-containing protein, translated to MSVNNDSNVQNAQRLLELQLLNQMFSSVSKSAKEGDSSSSSTGANAFEFMMESLINSMEKSDGTYDFSSLDNMFGGSNDLSKLGYNKGYNMNNIKKEDVQNSANYVKNATSSGSVTIDQAVDAASKKYGVDKKLIMSVIQQESSFNPNATSGVGAQGLMQLMPGTARELGVNNAYDIQQNVDGGTKYLKQLLNKFSDMKLAVAAYNAGPGAVQNSKGNISGLPSETRNYVSKVLGYYNS